ATGTagttatttgaatatataaagtTTTTACAATACATGGCTATACTGATTACCATGATGCATCACAATTTACACATCAAGCTAAAATTAACCAATCATAGATATCTTTGATTTTCTGGAAGGATGCACAGATGATACTGCTTAAtgctttaaatgaaaatattgagATTAAATCTTTGTTATATTAACTAAGAaacattgtttgtttttattttttttattttatatgtttatatgtttttttagtCCTAAAACAGGAGAAAGCaacaaatcattcaaatatgtttagtaaatatataattaaatatctaCATcggtattgtatttttttctctttagatGATGGACGATTGGTCAACTTTAAAAGTCAGTTTCTCCCATTATCATTGGCAGATTTGCTTCTGGTAGTTTAAAAGTGTCAGAAAATCTTTGTACACATCGTACatcaattttgaaatattgctgAAATCCAGACTAAATCTAACTCACTTACATTAATTTATTAGTTCCTGAGCTTCTTCAGTTTTAGTAATCATAGGACCATTCATCAGACCCATCTCTGTCATGCATGTCAGTTTCACATTTCTTACAAGGTTAATAATTCTACAGGCTAATGAATAAATCATTTGAGCTGCAGCAATAAAGTGCTTTTCGAATTTCTTATATAcatattctttaattttcttccATGCTCTCTGAGTCCAGCTTTCCTTTGCTCCCTGCACAGGTTCAGTATGTAGATCATCTCTCGGTCTCTCTTCTTCCTCTCGTCTGAATCTCTGAACATCTTCAAGCATCTGATTGCAGTAGTGTCCTCCTCCGTTCTGCTCTATCATTGTGTCAATCTTCTGCAGTAGGTCTTTCACCTGTTTTCTGTTTCTCATGTCTTTATTGTTCATGATGTGGTATCTTCCTCCATACTGCTGAACAAAACTGTTAAGAGTAGTATTCTCTCTGATGAGATCTTCCACACTCTTTCCCTCTAACTCATCGCTGTGGGTGAATACAGGGATCGTGTACTTTGCTACTTCTTCTCCGTAAATTATTTCAatcattttaatgtgattttcatCTGTCTGTGTGATTTTTCCTGTGAGTGACACCACATACAGGAAGGCATGAGGCCCCGGACTGCAGAGGGCAACACTATTCGCCAGCTCTTTAGCTAAATCTTCAGGTTTTAAAGCTAGATCTGAAAACCCAGGAGTATCAGCAATAGACACTTCTCTCCCTAAAACACCTGATGTATGCATTTCACACTGTTTTGTTACAGAGCTTAAGCTGAGCTCAGATTTAAACAGTTTTTGTCTCAGTATGGTGTTCCCTGTTGCACTCTTCCCAGAGCCGGACTTCCCCAGAAGAAGTAACCTTCTGTTATTGGAGCTGGTTTCATGCTCCGCTGGTGACTTTCTCTGTAGAAAAGTGTCTATCTCTGGAGCTGTTCAACATGgaaaaagatgaataaaattatcatgataaaattaatataaataataataaatattaacatttaatagcTATCGCTCTCtcatattatgaaaaaataatttcaCTAACAACATTGTGTGCCTAAAGGGATGAAGTAATTATACTGAGCAATCATTTTAAGTAACAATTcaatataataatagaaaaacacaattgcaaacaaacttttaactttttttaaggcTTTAAGGCATTGGCATGTTTAATATTGACCTTAACACTACTTACATCTCAGAGGTTGAACATTTCTAATGGCTTTAATCAGCTGTTTCACTTCACCATGTTCAGGATGTTGTGTGACATTATTAAAGACAAAGTATCTGTTGTCAAATTTCTGGACAACTTTTTTCAGATCCTCTGATTCTTCTATTAAGTCCTCTATGGTGAGACCTTCTCTCTCCAGCTCATCTCCTGCAGTGAAAATAATCCAGGTGTTTTTTACGAGCCAGTCTGTCAAGTAATCTTCAATAATCTCAACAGTTCTTTTCTCTTCTGGAGTGAATCTTGTAGGTCTGATCACCAGCAGAATCACAAGCGGGTCTGGTGTATATAACTCTGGAAGCCCCTGATATAACATCTCTTCAGAGTTCAGTTCATTGCCAGGGTCAAATAATCCTGGTGTGTCATAAATTGTAAGATTCACTCCATCTATGTTGATGCTTTCACATTTAACTTCTTGTGTTACAGTTTTAAAGCTTAACTTTGAAAGGAAAGCTTTTCTTCCCAAGATGGTGTTTCCAGTAGCACTTTTCCCATTTCCTGTTTTTCCCAGTAAGACAGCACGATAACACAGAGCAGAGGATGACTCTTCAGCCCCATCCATAGCTGCCCTCTTTTAAAATGATCTACAGATGTGGGTGGAAGTACATAACATGCAATCAGTTATGAAAactaaagcattttttaaatattcttacaAATATAAATCTAATCAAACTATAACTagaaaatgtaaaatcatttattattaatcttaGAATGGGTTGATGATTATACACAGTGCAATTAGCACCTCTCACTAAAAGTCTTGCATGACACTTTCAAAATGCAGCAAGCAATAGGCTAATAGGCCTACTCCATTTAAAACATATCCAAGACAGGCTTCGTTTAGAGAGGTGTGTTCTTTCACATCCAGGAGGAGGTGCATAGAAACATTTTTGAGTTTCATAATGAAAAACACCGGTGCCATTTTGTTTCTGCCATGT
The sequence above is a segment of the Carassius carassius chromosome 9, fCarCar2.1, whole genome shotgun sequence genome. Coding sequences within it:
- the LOC132149778 gene encoding GTPase IMAP family member 8-like yields the protein MDGAEESSSALCYRAVLLGKTGNGKSATGNTILGRKAFLSKLSFKTVTQEVKCESINIDGVNLTIYDTPGLFDPGNELNSEEMLYQGLPELYTPDPLVILLVIRPTRFTPEEKRTVEIIEDYLTDWLVKNTWIIFTAGDELEREGLTIEDLIEESEDLKKVVQKFDNRYFVFNNVTQHPEHGEVKQLIKAIRNVQPLRSPEIDTFLQRKSPAEHETSSNNRRLLLLGKSGSGKSATGNTILRQKLFKSELSLSSVTKQCEMHTSGVLGREVSIADTPGFSDLALKPEDLAKELANSVALCSPGPHAFLYVVSLTGKITQTDENHIKMIEIIYGEEVAKYTIPVFTHSDELEGKSVEDLIRENTTLNSFVQQYGGRYHIMNNKDMRNRKQVKDLLQKIDTMIEQNGGGHYCNQMLEDVQRFRREEEERPRDDLHTEPVQGAKESWTQRAWKKIKEYVYKKFEKHFIAAAQMIYSLACRIINLVRNVKLTCMTEMGLMNGPMITKTEEAQELIN